A single Deltaproteobacteria bacterium DNA region contains:
- a CDS encoding type II toxin-antitoxin system HicB family antitoxin, giving the protein MKFNVTVDRDEDGVWVVECPAIPGCVSQGETKRQALENIKEAIALCLEVRAEKGLPLTIETRQIEIAV; this is encoded by the coding sequence GTGAAATTCAACGTAACAGTTGACCGGGACGAAGACGGGGTATGGGTGGTGGAATGCCCCGCCATACCAGGCTGCGTCAGCCAGGGAGAGACAAAGCGCCAAGCCCTGGAGAACATCAAGGAAGCTATCGCGCTCTGTCTGGAGGTTCGAGCAGAGAAGGGCCTTCCACTGACGATTGAGACGCGACAGATAGAGATTGCGGTTTGA
- the ruvB gene encoding Holliday junction branch migration DNA helicase RuvB, with protein sequence MENRTISPTGTEDDVVYDSSLRPRRFSEYVGQDKVKANLAIAITAAKQRGDVLDHLLFHGPPGLGKTSLAHLISHEMGVDIRPTSGPVIERPGDLAALLTNLDAGDILFIDEIHRLNHVVEEVLYPAMEDFQVDVMIGQGPGAKSIKLDLKRFTLIGATTRSGLLTPALRNRFGAVFRLDFYEPEVLTKLLARSASLLGVGGDDAGFMEIARRSRGTPRIANRLLRRVRDYAEVHGEGRVTRPVACRALEMLEVDEQGCDKMDTLILVTIIDKFDGGPVGLDTLAAATGEERGTVEDAYEPYLIQAGFLERRPQGRVATPMAYRHLGRSQSASRVDREKRQKRLL encoded by the coding sequence ATGGAAAACAGGACCATCTCGCCCACGGGCACGGAAGACGACGTCGTCTACGACTCGAGCCTGCGTCCGCGGCGCTTCAGCGAATACGTCGGTCAGGACAAGGTCAAGGCCAACCTCGCCATCGCCATCACCGCCGCCAAGCAGCGCGGTGACGTCCTCGACCACCTGCTCTTCCACGGCCCTCCCGGGCTCGGCAAGACCTCGCTGGCGCACCTCATCTCGCACGAGATGGGGGTAGACATCCGTCCTACCTCGGGTCCGGTGATCGAGCGCCCCGGGGACCTGGCCGCTCTGCTGACGAACCTGGATGCCGGCGACATCCTGTTCATCGACGAGATCCATCGCCTCAACCACGTGGTGGAGGAGGTGCTCTACCCGGCCATGGAAGACTTCCAGGTGGACGTGATGATCGGGCAGGGTCCCGGCGCCAAGTCCATCAAGCTCGATCTGAAGCGCTTCACCCTCATCGGCGCCACCACCCGTTCCGGCCTCTTGACGCCGGCCTTGCGCAACCGGTTCGGCGCGGTGTTCCGCCTCGACTTCTACGAGCCGGAGGTACTGACCAAGCTGTTGGCCCGCTCGGCGTCGCTGCTGGGCGTGGGCGGCGACGACGCGGGTTTCATGGAAATCGCGCGCCGCTCCCGCGGCACGCCGCGCATCGCCAACCGGCTGCTGCGCCGGGTGCGGGACTACGCGGAGGTCCACGGCGAGGGCAGGGTCACCCGGCCGGTGGCGTGCCGGGCGCTGGAGATGCTGGAGGTGGACGAGCAGGGGTGCGACAAGATGGACACGCTGATCCTCGTCACCATCATCGACAAGTTCGACGGCGGTCCGGTGGGCCTGGACACCCTCGCCGCCGCCACCGGCGAGGAGCGCGGCACCGTCGAGGACGCCTACGAACCCTACCTCATCCAGGCCGGTTTCCTGGAGCGGCGTCCCCAGGGCCGAGTGGCCACGCCGATGGCCTACCGGCACCTGGGACGGTCGCAGTCGGCGTCGCGCGTGGACCGGGAGAAGCGCCAGAAGCGTTTGCTGTAG
- a CDS encoding MBL fold metallo-hydrolase, producing the protein MPKVENTENLRCLTATNPGYMTLRGTNQYLLGREEITVIDVALGSDENIDGLLAEVEALGGSRITRILLTHIHMDHCGGALALKERTGAEVGISRVRAGHLGGEDFTYDEGDRIAYDGGELEVVFTPGHEAGHCCFYEREKKILFSGDHILGKGTTVVPAGEGNMAHYMASLEKLLSLDIDLLLPGHGPFVTEPMAKIREYIDHRLMREEQILQGLRDGRHSIGDLVAVIYVDYPAALIRVAHSSVEAHLLKLVADERVHQEGDRYFLAVGGRA; encoded by the coding sequence ATGCCCAAGGTAGAGAACACCGAGAACCTCCGCTGCCTCACCGCCACCAATCCCGGCTACATGACGCTTCGGGGGACGAACCAGTACCTGCTGGGGCGCGAGGAAATCACGGTCATCGACGTGGCCCTGGGTTCGGACGAGAACATCGACGGGCTGCTGGCCGAGGTGGAGGCGCTGGGGGGGAGCCGCATCACCCGCATTCTGCTGACCCACATCCACATGGACCACTGCGGCGGCGCGCTGGCGCTCAAGGAGCGCACGGGCGCGGAGGTGGGAATTTCACGGGTGCGCGCGGGCCACCTGGGCGGCGAGGACTTCACCTACGACGAGGGTGACCGCATCGCCTATGACGGCGGGGAGCTGGAGGTGGTGTTCACCCCGGGGCACGAGGCCGGGCACTGCTGTTTCTACGAGCGCGAAAAGAAGATCCTCTTCTCTGGAGACCACATCCTGGGCAAGGGCACCACGGTGGTGCCGGCCGGGGAAGGGAACATGGCCCACTACATGGCCTCCCTGGAGAAGCTCCTGTCGCTGGACATCGACCTGCTGCTGCCGGGCCACGGCCCGTTCGTCACCGAGCCAATGGCCAAGATCCGGGAGTACATCGACCATCGCCTGATGCGCGAGGAGCAGATCCTCCAGGGCCTGCGCGACGGGCGCCATTCCATCGGCGACCTGGTGGCGGTGATCTACGTCGACTATCCGGCGGCTCTCATACGCGTGGCGCACTCTTCCGTGGAGGCCCACCTGTTGAAGCTCGTGGCGGACGAACGGGTGCATCAGGAAGGCGACCGGTACTTCCTGGCGGTCGGTGGACGGGCCTGA
- a CDS encoding DUF3047 domain-containing protein — MTTHRGRLSLPGFFRSTFVLVGVSLGLAITVALQAKPLGTLDVGKFSAAKAGGAFPDGWEPLTFDKIEKHTEYALVEDNGTVAVKAVSRASASGLVRKVDIDPMQYPVVEWRWKVENVLKKGDVTRKDGDDYPARLYITFRYDSSKVGFFERAKYEAIRFAHGEYPPLGAMNYIWESKSPVGTVVPNPYTGRVRMFVLQSGNGKSGEWVTESRNLVEDYRRAFGGDPPRISGVAVMTDTDNTGESAVAWFGDIVFKAR, encoded by the coding sequence ATGACAACACATCGAGGTCGGTTGAGCCTGCCTGGGTTCTTTCGCTCTACGTTTGTTTTGGTCGGCGTGAGTCTCGGGCTGGCGATCACGGTCGCCCTCCAGGCGAAGCCCCTGGGGACGCTGGATGTGGGGAAATTCTCGGCCGCGAAGGCCGGCGGAGCCTTCCCGGACGGTTGGGAGCCGCTCACCTTCGACAAGATCGAGAAGCACACGGAATACGCACTCGTGGAGGACAACGGGACGGTGGCGGTCAAGGCGGTGAGCCGGGCGTCGGCTTCGGGACTGGTGCGCAAGGTGGACATCGACCCGATGCAATATCCGGTGGTGGAGTGGCGCTGGAAGGTCGAGAACGTCCTGAAGAAGGGCGACGTCACCCGCAAGGACGGCGACGACTACCCGGCCCGGCTGTACATCACGTTCAGGTACGACAGCAGCAAGGTGGGGTTCTTCGAGCGCGCCAAGTACGAAGCCATCCGGTTCGCCCACGGGGAATATCCCCCCTTGGGGGCGATGAACTACATCTGGGAGAGCAAGAGTCCGGTGGGAACCGTTGTCCCCAACCCCTACACCGGCCGCGTCCGGATGTTCGTGCTGCAGAGCGGCAACGGCAAGTCCGGCGAGTGGGTGACGGAGTCGCGCAATCTCGTGGAGGACTACCGCAGGGCCTTCGGCGGCGACCCGCCGCGCATCTCGGGCGTGGCGGTGATGACCGATACCGACAACACGGGCGAGTCCGCGGTGGCCTGGTTCGGTGACATCGTGTTCAAGGCGCGGTGA
- the ruvA gene encoding Holliday junction branch migration protein RuvA: MIAKVRGTLDQKAPGEVIVDVNGVGYQLFTALSVFYRLPEVGEPVSLFVYTHVREDAIQLFGFFDPAEKQAFTLLTGVSGIGPRLALNILSGLAAGELLAALRDGDVARLVSIPGIGKRMADRMIVELRDKIAGLPESAAESTAVDPGIRGDAVSALVNLGYRRADADRVVRRLLDKGAADLETVLKEALRQLSL; encoded by the coding sequence GTGATCGCCAAGGTTCGCGGCACATTGGACCAGAAGGCGCCCGGCGAGGTCATCGTCGACGTCAACGGCGTCGGCTATCAGCTCTTCACGGCGCTGAGCGTGTTCTACCGGCTGCCGGAAGTGGGAGAGCCGGTGAGCCTGTTCGTGTACACCCACGTCCGGGAAGACGCCATCCAGTTGTTCGGTTTCTTCGATCCGGCGGAGAAGCAAGCGTTCACGCTGCTCACCGGGGTGTCGGGCATCGGCCCGCGGCTGGCGCTCAACATCCTGTCCGGCCTTGCCGCGGGTGAGTTGCTGGCCGCACTGCGGGACGGCGACGTCGCCCGCCTGGTGTCGATTCCCGGGATCGGCAAACGCATGGCCGATCGCATGATCGTGGAGCTGCGTGATAAAATAGCAGGGTTGCCGGAAAGCGCCGCGGAGTCGACGGCGGTGGACCCGGGAATCCGTGGCGACGCGGTGTCGGCGCTCGTGAATCTGGGTTACCGCCGCGCCGATGCGGACCGGGTGGTGCGGCGGTTGCTGGACAAGGGTGCCGCCGATCTGGAGACCGTGCTCAAGGAAGCCCTGCGCCAGCTCAGCCTCTAG
- a CDS encoding CoA ester lyase: MDLQRSWMFVPGHRQRMIDKALGLDADALMLDIEDGVAPAEKDEARRLIGEALGRERSPGQPLRYVRINAIGHQRMADDLEAVLRPGLDGLVLPKVESPEEIAAVESLVAAHEASTGTTVKMLVAIESPRGLLAAPAIAGCSPRVVGLMFGAEDFGRELGLPTSREGEAQELIYARSAMVVAAASAHVQAVDGVWVDLQDPAGLARFALQSRRLGFTGMSSIHPAQIAPINAAFSPGPEEIDYARKVIEAYEEAAARGDGSVAFGGQLLDRPIIERARRTLEMAEALGGA, from the coding sequence ATGGATTTGCAACGTTCCTGGATGTTCGTGCCGGGGCACCGGCAGCGGATGATCGACAAGGCCCTGGGACTGGACGCGGACGCGCTCATGCTGGACATCGAGGACGGCGTGGCGCCGGCGGAGAAGGACGAGGCCCGGCGTCTCATCGGCGAGGCCCTGGGGCGCGAGCGGAGCCCGGGGCAGCCGTTGCGCTACGTGCGCATCAACGCCATCGGCCACCAGCGCATGGCGGACGACCTCGAGGCGGTGCTGCGCCCGGGCCTGGACGGGCTGGTGCTGCCCAAGGTGGAGTCGCCCGAAGAGATCGCCGCCGTGGAGTCGCTGGTGGCGGCGCACGAGGCGTCCACGGGCACGACGGTGAAGATGCTGGTGGCCATCGAGAGCCCCAGGGGACTCCTGGCGGCGCCGGCCATCGCGGGTTGCTCTCCGCGCGTCGTCGGGCTCATGTTCGGGGCGGAGGACTTCGGCCGCGAACTGGGGCTCCCCACCTCGCGGGAAGGCGAGGCGCAGGAACTTATCTACGCGCGCTCCGCGATGGTGGTGGCGGCGGCCTCGGCCCACGTCCAGGCGGTGGACGGAGTCTGGGTGGACCTCCAGGACCCCGCCGGCCTCGCGCGGTTCGCCTTGCAGTCGCGACGCCTGGGCTTCACCGGCATGTCGTCCATCCATCCGGCCCAGATCGCGCCCATCAACGCCGCCTTCAGCCCCGGCCCCGAGGAAATCGACTACGCCCGCAAGGTCATCGAGGCCTACGAGGAGGCCGCCGCCCGCGGCGACGGTTCGGTGGCCTTCGGCGGCCAGCTCCTCGACCGCCCGATCATCGAGCGGGCGCGCCGGACGCTGGAGATGGCCGAGGCCCTGGGCGGCGCATGA
- a CDS encoding DUF4143 domain-containing protein — MPLDLTETGDDDAGRLWLRGGFPGAWLAPGERASFTWRRDFIRTYLERDIPFFDARLPAETLRRLWTMLAHAQGAPFNAARLASALSLHVRTLQRYMDLLVDLLLVRRLPPWSGNVGKRLVRAPRLYLRDSGVAHALLGLRTLEDVLAHPVAGGSWEGFAIENLLAVAPSWAQPFYYRTQAGAEVDLVLEFDPGRRWAIEIKRSVSAPTPSRGFHIACTDIGAARQIVVYGGARRFLQAGGTETIPLGGLMDELTSEAGEAA; from the coding sequence ATGCCCCTGGACCTTACCGAGACCGGCGATGATGACGCCGGACGCTTGTGGTTGCGTGGAGGCTTTCCGGGAGCCTGGCTGGCACCGGGCGAACGGGCCAGCTTCACGTGGCGGCGCGACTTCATCCGTACCTACCTGGAGCGCGACATCCCGTTTTTCGACGCCCGCCTGCCGGCCGAGACCTTGCGCCGGTTGTGGACCATGCTGGCCCACGCACAAGGCGCACCCTTCAATGCCGCGCGGCTGGCCTCAGCCCTCTCCCTTCACGTACGGACTCTGCAACGCTACATGGACCTCCTGGTGGACCTGCTGCTGGTCCGGCGCCTGCCACCCTGGTCCGGCAACGTGGGCAAGCGCCTCGTCCGGGCGCCCCGCCTCTACCTGCGCGACAGCGGAGTCGCTCACGCCCTGCTGGGGCTGCGTACCCTCGAAGATGTGCTCGCGCACCCGGTGGCGGGCGGCAGTTGGGAAGGCTTTGCGATCGAGAACCTGCTGGCGGTCGCGCCGTCTTGGGCGCAGCCGTTCTACTACCGCACTCAGGCCGGCGCCGAAGTGGACTTGGTGCTGGAGTTCGACCCCGGCCGCCGCTGGGCCATCGAGATCAAACGGTCCGTCAGCGCCCCCACACCCTCCAGGGGGTTCCACATCGCCTGCACGGACATCGGTGCCGCCCGGCAAATCGTGGTATATGGCGGCGCGCGGCGCTTTCTCCAGGCTGGCGGGACTGAAACCATCCCCCTGGGTGGCTTGATGGACGAATTGACCTCCGAGGCAGGGGAGGCGGCTTGA
- the ruvC gene encoding crossover junction endodeoxyribonuclease RuvC, with product MRRRPSAPSASRRSLRTTTTSRASRRTSTYRTRCSRRPVDAGGIGEVPIETILGIDPGTIKTGWGVIRVDGSRLRHVAHGTVRAAATLSQDRRLHRIFTELIRVVREHQPTQVSLEKVFLARNVQSALKLGQVRGVALLAAAEGDVPVAEYNSVQVKKAVTGYGHASKAQIQQMVTVLLELAAEPQEDAADALAAAICHGHLRAFHTSAVATSGRSGRSSRGLRWPVEALPGGKQ from the coding sequence GTGAGAAGGAGGCCGAGCGCACCCTCAGCCTCACGGAGGAGCTTGAGGACCACGACGACGTCCAGAGCGTCGCGGCGAACTTCGACATACCGGACGAGATGCTCGAGAAGGCCGGTTGATGCCGGCGGGATCGGAGAAGTTCCTATCGAAACGATCCTGGGCATAGACCCCGGAACCATCAAGACCGGCTGGGGCGTCATCCGCGTCGACGGAAGCCGGCTCCGGCACGTCGCCCATGGCACGGTAAGAGCCGCCGCGACCTTGTCGCAGGACCGTCGCCTCCACCGCATCTTCACGGAGTTGATCCGCGTCGTCCGAGAACACCAGCCTACTCAAGTCAGCCTGGAGAAGGTCTTTCTCGCGCGCAACGTTCAGAGTGCGCTGAAACTCGGCCAGGTGCGCGGCGTGGCGCTGCTGGCCGCCGCGGAGGGTGACGTGCCGGTCGCGGAGTACAACTCGGTCCAGGTGAAGAAGGCGGTGACAGGCTACGGGCACGCGAGCAAGGCACAGATACAGCAGATGGTCACCGTCCTCCTCGAACTCGCCGCGGAACCGCAGGAGGACGCCGCCGACGCGCTGGCGGCGGCCATATGCCACGGCCATCTGCGCGCGTTCCACACCAGTGCCGTCGCGACGTCGGGCCGGAGCGGGAGAAGCTCCCGCGGGCTGCGCTGGCCGGTCGAGGCTCTCCCCGGCGGCAAGCAGTGA
- a CDS encoding YebC/PmpR family DNA-binding transcriptional regulator, which yields MSGHSKWSTIKHKKAAKDAKRGKLFTKFIKEITAAARMGGGDIAANPRLRTAVQTARDNSMPNDNIERAIKKGTGELEGVSYEEISYEGYGPGGAAFLVQVLTDNRKRTVSDIRHLFSKHGGSLGETGCVAWMFDSKGLIVVSKDAVDEEELIGLTLEAGAEDVAESDDVFEIVTAPEDFNAVRESLDNAKVAVVSAEVTMIPKNTTTLGEKEAERTLSLTEELEDHDDVQSVAANFDIPDEMLEKAG from the coding sequence ATGTCCGGACATTCGAAATGGAGCACCATCAAGCACAAGAAGGCGGCCAAGGACGCCAAGCGAGGCAAGCTGTTCACCAAGTTCATCAAGGAGATCACGGCGGCGGCGCGCATGGGCGGCGGGGATATCGCGGCCAACCCGCGCCTGCGCACGGCGGTGCAGACCGCCCGTGACAACAGCATGCCCAACGACAACATCGAGCGCGCCATCAAGAAGGGCACGGGCGAGCTCGAAGGAGTGTCCTACGAGGAGATCAGCTACGAGGGTTACGGCCCGGGCGGCGCCGCCTTCCTGGTGCAGGTGCTGACGGACAACCGCAAGCGTACGGTGTCCGACATCCGGCACCTCTTCAGCAAGCACGGCGGCAGCCTCGGCGAGACCGGCTGCGTGGCATGGATGTTCGACAGCAAAGGGCTCATCGTCGTCTCCAAGGACGCGGTGGACGAGGAGGAGTTGATCGGTCTGACGCTCGAGGCCGGCGCCGAGGATGTCGCCGAGAGCGATGATGTCTTCGAGATCGTCACCGCGCCGGAGGACTTCAACGCGGTCCGGGAAAGCCTCGACAACGCCAAGGTCGCCGTGGTCTCGGCCGAAGTCACCATGATCCCCAAGAACACCACGACCCTCGGTGAGAAGGAGGCCGAGCGCACCCTCAGCCTCACGGAGGAGCTTGAGGACCACGACGACGTCCAGAGCGTCGCGGCGAACTTCGACATACCGGACGAGATGCTCGAGAAGGCCGGTTGA
- a CDS encoding acyl-CoA/acyl-ACP dehydrogenase has protein sequence MDFTLTEDQVQLREEIRKVCQDFSDPYWRDVDAKGEYPEAFVGKLTELGWLAALIPEEYGGIGLGITEASIILEEINRWGGNSTACHAQMYTMGTVLRHGSEEQKGRYLPGVASGKLRLQAFGVTEPDSGSETTRIRTTAVRKGDRYVINGQKIFISRVLQSDLMLLLARTTPYDELTDKTRGLSAFLVDIREAGDALEVKPLDMMINHHTNALFFSDMEVPAENLIGEEGMGFRYIIDGWNAERVLIAAEAVGDGRWFVERASRYAGERKVFGRPIGANQGIQFPIAQAYAHIEAADLVRWHAASKFDRGERCGAEANMAKLLASEAAWEAANACITTHGGYGLSVDYDVERKFRETRLLTIAPVSNNLVLAYLGQHVLGMPRSY, from the coding sequence ATGGATTTCACCCTTACCGAGGATCAAGTGCAGCTCCGGGAGGAGATCCGCAAGGTCTGCCAGGACTTTTCCGACCCCTATTGGCGGGACGTGGACGCGAAGGGCGAGTATCCGGAGGCGTTCGTCGGCAAGCTCACGGAGCTGGGCTGGCTGGCTGCGCTGATCCCGGAGGAGTACGGCGGCATCGGACTCGGCATCACCGAGGCGAGCATCATCCTGGAGGAGATCAACCGCTGGGGCGGCAACTCCACCGCGTGCCACGCGCAGATGTACACCATGGGTACGGTGCTGCGGCACGGCAGCGAGGAGCAGAAGGGGCGCTATCTGCCCGGCGTGGCCAGCGGCAAGCTGCGGCTCCAGGCGTTCGGGGTCACCGAGCCCGACTCCGGCTCCGAGACCACGCGCATCCGCACCACCGCCGTGCGCAAGGGCGACCGCTACGTGATCAACGGGCAGAAGATCTTCATCTCGCGGGTGCTGCAGTCGGACCTGATGCTGCTGCTGGCGCGCACCACGCCCTACGACGAGTTGACGGACAAGACCCGTGGGCTGTCGGCGTTTCTGGTGGACATCCGGGAGGCGGGCGATGCGCTGGAAGTGAAGCCTCTGGACATGATGATCAACCATCATACCAACGCGCTCTTCTTCTCCGACATGGAGGTGCCGGCGGAGAACCTCATCGGCGAGGAGGGCATGGGCTTCCGCTACATCATCGACGGCTGGAACGCGGAGCGGGTGCTCATCGCCGCCGAAGCGGTGGGGGACGGGCGCTGGTTCGTGGAGCGGGCGTCACGCTACGCGGGCGAGCGCAAGGTGTTCGGCCGGCCCATCGGCGCCAACCAGGGGATCCAGTTCCCCATCGCCCAGGCCTACGCGCACATCGAGGCGGCGGACCTGGTGCGCTGGCACGCGGCATCGAAGTTCGACCGCGGCGAGCGCTGCGGCGCCGAGGCCAACATGGCCAAGCTGCTGGCCTCCGAGGCCGCGTGGGAAGCGGCCAACGCCTGCATCACCACCCACGGCGGCTACGGCCTGTCGGTGGACTACGACGTGGAGCGCAAGTTCCGTGAGACCCGGCTCCTGACCATCGCGCCGGTGAGCAACAACCTGGTGCTGGCCTACCTGGGGCAGCACGTGCTCGGCATGCCGCGGTCGTATTGA